From the genome of Gemmatimonas phototrophica, one region includes:
- a CDS encoding pilus assembly FimT family protein produces MTRAPLTSRHPRGYTILELVVVVCIVGITMGIVAPRFRMSGATAVQLAGTQLAQDIDVTRTRALSTRQRSRVAFRQSLKAYGGYLDHNDDGTIGEIAVEWQELRGFGERALPRGVVYGRGSLPSIPDDPSGGAITFADSRVEFDSRGLVTPQGTGGVVYLQSESERDAVVAISVAPSGNTRLWTWRGGEGWK; encoded by the coding sequence ATGACCCGAGCTCCTTTGACGTCCCGGCATCCGCGTGGCTACACCATTCTTGAGCTGGTCGTGGTGGTATGCATCGTGGGCATCACCATGGGGATTGTCGCGCCCCGCTTCCGGATGAGCGGCGCGACAGCCGTGCAGTTGGCCGGCACGCAACTCGCGCAGGATATCGACGTCACGCGCACGCGCGCGCTGTCTACACGGCAGCGTTCACGGGTGGCGTTCCGGCAGTCGCTGAAAGCGTATGGTGGCTACCTCGATCACAACGACGATGGCACCATTGGCGAGATTGCCGTGGAGTGGCAGGAGCTGCGCGGCTTTGGTGAGCGTGCCCTGCCCCGCGGCGTGGTGTACGGTCGCGGGTCGCTGCCATCCATTCCGGATGATCCATCGGGCGGAGCCATCACCTTTGCCGATAGTCGGGTGGAATTCGATTCCCGCGGCCTGGTGACGCCCCAGGGGACCGGCGGCGTGGTGTACCTGCAAAGCGAGAGTGAACGGGATGCCGTGGTGGCCATCTCCGTGGCCCCGTCGGGCAACACACGACTCTGGACGTGGCGAGGGGGGGAGGGATGGAAATGA
- a CDS encoding pilus assembly PilX N-terminal domain-containing protein translates to MTVRRVSGPITRPRRGMALEVVLLMLVMFSVIVLAGLSAVTTISRTSNADYRGARASYAAEGGADDVMSQLDAAMQDGIINGEDIAAIQRPEVTGYRMTQSTRTTGAPITRTITSGPFSGLYSLNQPIDIEVTARDTSGNRATTVLSVNAQTIPLFQFGVFYEGDLEVLPGAPMTFVGWVHTNGNLYVSSASATFQSNLTTPDSVFWQRKDRAERLNGVRINNEAGTPVLLDFDSRSHSNPQFKIRSQQRFNNRLMSGAHGVRPLKLPLPVNTPPITLVQPRLGTDNAMVQDVKMAWKADWYITVDASLFTATNDTTEMKDDFCDNIVQERSAGLALPSVAMCRKIFKPRRDAFYEGREDTRVAGVTTAVRPDLIDIHMDSLRIWSDSAPASRAPRILYINVINANAGDTRRDFVAVRLRQGAQLPKSRVSSDTGGLTVATDRPMYILGDYNTTIWRPAALISDAITFLSHPPNPNMDARTTWPSGTRCTGSSAGWCDVNQQVADQNTARPTTVNAALLAGHSATVADWMRAGGAQQYGGGLENFPRFLENWGGVTFRYTGSLVSLFTSQFATGLWGNNSGGNYYSAPTRQWSFDVNFRFPERLPPGTPSVGTVLQTAFRPLY, encoded by the coding sequence ATGACCGTTCGTCGAGTGTCCGGCCCCATCACGCGCCCCCGGCGCGGCATGGCCCTGGAAGTCGTGCTGCTCATGTTGGTGATGTTCTCCGTGATCGTGCTGGCCGGGTTATCGGCCGTCACGACCATTTCCCGCACCTCCAACGCTGACTATCGCGGGGCACGCGCCTCGTACGCAGCGGAGGGGGGCGCGGACGACGTGATGTCGCAACTCGACGCCGCCATGCAGGATGGCATCATCAACGGCGAAGACATTGCGGCCATACAGCGGCCGGAAGTGACCGGCTACCGCATGACACAGAGCACCCGTACCACTGGTGCTCCCATCACCCGCACCATCACGTCGGGGCCCTTCAGCGGGTTGTACTCGCTCAATCAGCCCATCGACATCGAGGTCACGGCGCGCGACACGTCGGGCAATCGCGCCACGACGGTGCTGTCGGTGAACGCCCAGACGATTCCGCTCTTCCAGTTCGGTGTCTTCTACGAAGGCGATCTGGAAGTGCTCCCGGGCGCGCCCATGACCTTCGTGGGTTGGGTGCATACCAACGGCAACCTGTACGTGTCATCGGCCAGTGCCACGTTCCAGAGCAATCTCACCACACCGGACAGTGTGTTCTGGCAACGGAAGGATCGTGCCGAACGCCTTAACGGCGTGCGCATCAACAACGAAGCGGGCACCCCGGTACTGCTCGACTTCGACTCGCGCAGCCATTCCAATCCGCAGTTCAAGATTCGCAGTCAGCAGCGGTTCAACAATCGGCTCATGTCGGGGGCGCATGGCGTTCGGCCGCTCAAGTTGCCGCTGCCGGTGAATACGCCGCCCATCACGCTCGTGCAGCCGCGGCTCGGGACCGACAACGCCATGGTGCAGGACGTGAAGATGGCGTGGAAGGCCGACTGGTATATCACCGTGGATGCGTCGCTGTTTACCGCCACGAATGATACCACGGAAATGAAGGACGACTTCTGCGACAACATCGTGCAGGAGCGCAGTGCCGGACTGGCGCTGCCCAGTGTGGCCATGTGCCGCAAGATCTTCAAGCCGCGCCGCGATGCGTTCTATGAGGGGCGCGAAGATACGCGCGTTGCCGGCGTGACCACGGCCGTACGCCCGGATCTGATTGACATCCACATGGACTCGTTGCGCATCTGGAGTGATTCGGCTCCCGCGAGCCGCGCACCGCGCATTCTGTACATCAATGTCATCAACGCCAACGCCGGCGATACGCGCCGGGACTTCGTGGCGGTACGCCTGCGCCAGGGCGCCCAGTTGCCCAAGTCACGTGTGTCCTCCGATACCGGTGGACTGACGGTTGCCACCGACCGGCCCATGTACATCCTGGGAGATTACAACACCACGATCTGGCGCCCCGCCGCCCTCATCAGCGACGCCATCACCTTTCTGTCGCACCCGCCCAACCCCAACATGGATGCACGCACCACGTGGCCATCGGGCACGCGCTGCACCGGTAGCAGCGCGGGGTGGTGTGATGTGAACCAGCAGGTAGCCGATCAGAATACCGCGCGCCCCACGACGGTGAACGCCGCATTGCTCGCCGGGCATTCGGCCACTGTGGCGGATTGGATGCGCGCCGGTGGCGCGCAGCAGTACGGTGGTGGGCTCGAAAACTTTCCGCGCTTTCTCGAGAATTGGGGCGGGGTCACCTTCCGCTACACCGGATCACTCGTCTCGCTCTTCACCAGCCAGTTTGCCACCGGCCTGTGGGGCAACAACTCGGGGGGCAACTACTACTCCGCGCCCACGCGTCAATGGAGTTTCGATGTGAATTTCCGGTTCCCCGAGCGGTTGCCGCCTGGCACGCCATCGGTGGGGACCGTTCTGCAGACGGCGTTCCGGCCGCTGTACTGA
- the metG gene encoding methionine--tRNA ligase: protein MARFYLTTAIDYANGDPHLGHALEKIGADVIARYRRLCGDDVHLLIGMDEHGQKVQQTAAKEGVAPQAFTDQIAERFKGTWAKLDVSYDQFIRTTEAHHKAGVAALIRRIAEHSPDDFYERSYKGMYCVGCEAFKQDADIVDGKCVLHPTRVMEEVEERNWFFRLSKYQGFLQELLASNPSFCEPESRRNEILGLLAQGLEDISASRARLDWAVPFPLALSNGETQGTYVWFDALPNYLTATGFPDAGYETRWPADLHIIGKDITRFHVVIWPAMLKAAGLPLPKQVWAHGFVQLGGERFSKSAGVKLDLHEAIDRYGADAFRYVLLREVPFDGDGNFSWERFEERYTSDLANAFGNLASRAMAMVEKYCDGVVPASTRPEVEAGDDEDIAAYHAAMHGENGWLLHDGITAVYRMTSRANEYTAATVPWGVAKDPARRAELEQILASLIRRIARQTVLLAPFMPTKTQQVWAQLGGQGAVADQRFDALDTLDVTGWRVTKGDPLFPRPQP from the coding sequence ATGGCTCGATTCTATCTGACTACCGCCATCGATTATGCGAATGGCGACCCGCACCTTGGACACGCGCTGGAGAAGATTGGCGCGGACGTGATTGCCCGGTACCGGCGCCTGTGTGGCGACGACGTGCACTTGCTCATTGGCATGGACGAGCACGGGCAGAAGGTGCAGCAGACGGCGGCCAAGGAGGGCGTGGCGCCCCAGGCGTTCACCGACCAGATCGCTGAGCGCTTCAAGGGCACGTGGGCCAAGCTGGACGTGTCGTATGATCAGTTCATCCGGACCACCGAAGCGCATCACAAGGCGGGGGTGGCGGCGCTGATCCGCCGCATCGCCGAACACAGCCCCGACGACTTCTACGAGCGGTCGTACAAGGGGATGTATTGCGTCGGGTGCGAGGCGTTCAAGCAGGATGCCGATATCGTGGACGGCAAGTGCGTACTGCACCCCACCCGGGTCATGGAAGAGGTGGAGGAGCGCAACTGGTTCTTCCGGTTGTCCAAGTATCAGGGATTCCTGCAGGAGCTGCTGGCGAGCAACCCGTCGTTCTGCGAACCGGAGAGTCGCCGCAACGAAATTCTGGGGCTGCTGGCGCAGGGACTCGAGGATATCTCGGCGTCGCGCGCCCGACTCGATTGGGCGGTGCCGTTTCCGCTCGCGCTGTCGAACGGCGAGACGCAGGGCACCTATGTGTGGTTTGATGCCCTTCCCAACTATCTCACCGCCACGGGCTTCCCCGATGCGGGCTATGAGACACGGTGGCCAGCCGATCTGCACATCATTGGCAAGGACATCACGCGTTTCCATGTCGTGATCTGGCCCGCCATGCTGAAGGCGGCCGGACTCCCGTTGCCCAAACAGGTGTGGGCGCATGGCTTTGTGCAGTTGGGGGGCGAGCGATTCTCCAAGAGCGCCGGGGTGAAGCTGGACTTGCACGAAGCCATCGATCGCTACGGCGCCGATGCCTTCCGCTATGTGCTGCTGCGCGAAGTGCCCTTCGATGGCGACGGCAACTTTTCGTGGGAGCGCTTCGAAGAGCGGTACACCAGTGACCTGGCCAACGCGTTCGGCAATCTGGCCAGTCGTGCGATGGCGATGGTGGAGAAGTACTGCGATGGCGTGGTTCCGGCATCCACCCGTCCCGAGGTTGAGGCGGGCGATGATGAGGATATCGCGGCGTATCATGCCGCCATGCACGGCGAGAATGGATGGCTGCTGCACGATGGCATCACGGCCGTCTACCGCATGACGTCGCGAGCGAATGAGTACACCGCCGCGACCGTCCCCTGGGGCGTGGCCAAGGACCCGGCACGGCGTGCGGAGCTCGAGCAGATTCTGGCCTCGCTGATTCGTCGCATTGCCCGACAGACGGTGTTGCTCGCCCCCTTTATGCCAACCAAGACGCAACAGGTATGGGCGCAGTTGGGTGGCCAGGGGGCGGTCGCCGATCAGCGCTTTGATGCCCTGGACACGCTGGACGTCACCGGCTGGCGGGTCACCAAGGGCGATCCCTTGTTCCCGCGTCCACAGCCCTGA
- the ricT gene encoding PSP1 domain-containing protein produces MPPPLRAAVIVEADRGEDFGRVHSTGELAAVRCNGCAHGCGTAPPPRKALRLATKADEQLERVLTEENELARRASMERVKANGLVMKLTDAEWQWDRRKLTIFFTAEKRVDFRGLVRDLAAQFKTRIELKQIGVRDEAKRLSGIGRCGREYCSASWLPDLRPVNLGVAKDQKLSLNPQQISGACGRLMCCLRYEHEFYVQSRRKFPKEGKILVTSRGEEKVVSCDIFHERVTLRSVEGDTRIIPLAELKSEVGGEASAVLVESASDTAHEGAAASDPMMDTGTISMLDTAEYEAVSMMDLLPPRPMSAPAPVLPELPATVAAVEPAPAVSEPEADAGPDDDEAPSADGSPRRKRRRGRRGGRRLRAAEERRKTDGDAADGSVDEGEDGDGDSDGDSD; encoded by the coding sequence GTGCCGCCCCCGCTTCGCGCGGCCGTCATTGTCGAGGCGGATCGCGGCGAAGACTTCGGGCGCGTGCACAGTACCGGTGAACTGGCGGCGGTACGTTGCAACGGGTGCGCCCATGGCTGCGGCACGGCGCCGCCACCGCGGAAGGCGCTGCGTCTCGCCACCAAGGCCGACGAACAGCTGGAGCGCGTCCTCACGGAAGAGAATGAGCTGGCGCGCCGCGCGTCCATGGAGCGGGTAAAGGCCAACGGCCTGGTCATGAAGCTCACCGATGCGGAATGGCAGTGGGACCGTCGAAAGCTCACGATTTTCTTCACCGCCGAAAAACGGGTGGATTTTCGTGGTCTGGTGCGTGACCTCGCGGCGCAATTCAAGACGCGCATTGAGCTCAAGCAGATCGGCGTCCGCGACGAAGCCAAACGGCTCTCCGGCATTGGACGGTGTGGTCGCGAATATTGCTCGGCATCGTGGCTGCCAGACCTGCGCCCGGTGAATCTTGGCGTGGCCAAAGACCAGAAGCTGTCACTCAATCCGCAGCAGATTTCCGGCGCGTGCGGGCGACTCATGTGCTGCCTGCGCTACGAGCACGAGTTCTACGTGCAGAGCCGCCGGAAATTCCCCAAGGAAGGGAAGATTCTGGTCACGTCGCGCGGCGAGGAGAAGGTGGTGTCATGCGACATCTTTCATGAGCGCGTCACGCTGCGCAGCGTGGAAGGGGACACCCGGATCATTCCACTGGCTGAACTCAAATCGGAAGTCGGTGGCGAAGCATCGGCCGTGCTGGTGGAATCGGCCAGCGATACGGCGCACGAGGGTGCCGCCGCCTCCGACCCGATGATGGACACCGGTACCATCTCCATGCTCGACACGGCGGAGTACGAGGCCGTGTCCATGATGGATCTGCTGCCGCCGCGCCCCATGTCCGCCCCTGCTCCTGTTCTTCCCGAACTGCCGGCCACCGTAGCCGCGGTTGAACCGGCGCCGGCCGTGAGTGAGCCTGAGGCAGACGCTGGCCCGGATGACGACGAGGCCCCGTCTGCGGATGGGTCCCCGCGGCGGAAGCGTCGCCGCGGCCGCCGTGGCGGCCGACGCCTTCGGGCGGCAGAGGAGCGCCGCAAGACGGATGGGGACGCGGCCGACGGGTCGGTGGACGAGGGAGAGGACGGGGACGGGGACAGCGACGGCGACAGCGATTAG
- a CDS encoding acetyl-CoA carboxylase carboxyltransferase subunit alpha: MAAAPVLEFERPIAELEKQIEELKRLASEQSIDVSREIAPLQSKLAEVRVQVYQNLTPLQRVQVARLSRRPFTSDYLKHVFTDFIELHGDRLFREDAAIMAGWARLDGETVMVIGHERGRDTKENLKRNFGMPHPEGYRKALRLMKLAEKFQVPVITFIDTPGAWPGLGAEERGQSEAIARNLLEMSNLQVPIVATVIGEGGSGGALALGVADRVLMLENSVYSTISVEGCAAILWKDGKSPEMREKAATALRITANDLLELRIIDEIVKEPAGGAHADHVATARSLRDSLMRNIEELRRLKPDKLVRRRREKFLRMGQFTE; this comes from the coding sequence ATGGCTGCTGCCCCGGTTCTCGAGTTCGAGCGCCCCATTGCGGAACTCGAAAAACAGATCGAGGAGCTCAAGCGACTCGCCTCCGAACAGTCGATCGATGTGTCGCGCGAAATCGCGCCACTGCAGTCGAAACTGGCCGAGGTGCGTGTTCAGGTGTATCAGAACCTCACGCCGTTGCAACGGGTGCAGGTGGCGCGTCTGTCGCGTCGCCCGTTCACGTCCGATTACCTCAAGCACGTCTTTACCGACTTCATTGAGCTGCACGGCGATCGGCTGTTCCGTGAGGATGCCGCGATCATGGCCGGGTGGGCCCGCCTCGACGGCGAAACGGTCATGGTGATTGGCCACGAGCGCGGCCGCGACACCAAGGAAAATCTCAAGCGCAACTTCGGCATGCCGCATCCGGAGGGGTACCGCAAGGCGCTCCGCCTCATGAAGCTGGCCGAGAAGTTTCAGGTGCCGGTCATCACGTTCATCGATACGCCCGGCGCGTGGCCTGGTCTTGGCGCCGAAGAGCGCGGCCAGAGTGAAGCCATTGCCCGCAACCTGTTGGAGATGAGCAATCTGCAGGTCCCCATTGTGGCCACGGTCATTGGGGAAGGTGGCTCAGGTGGTGCACTGGCTCTTGGTGTAGCCGACCGCGTCCTCATGCTGGAGAATTCGGTGTATTCCACGATTTCCGTGGAAGGATGTGCCGCGATTCTCTGGAAGGATGGCAAGAGTCCGGAGATGCGCGAAAAGGCCGCGACAGCGCTGCGCATTACCGCCAACGATTTGCTCGAACTGCGCATCATCGACGAAATCGTGAAGGAACCGGCCGGTGGGGCACACGCCGATCATGTGGCCACGGCCAGATCGCTGCGCGACAGCCTGATGCGCAACATTGAGGAGCTGCGACGCCTCAAGCCGGACAAGCTCGTGCGACGTCGTCGGGAGAAGTTTCTGCGCATGGGTCAGTTTACCGAATAG
- the dnaE gene encoding DNA polymerase III subunit alpha: MSFVHLHCHSEYSLLDGANRIEDLIKRAQHYEMPGLAITDHGNMHAAWEFQEKAKKAGVKPILGMEAYVAPGDRKQRGRPAPGVKPYYHLVLLARDLVGYKNLVKLTSLAYTEGFYTKPRIDRELLAKYSEGLIVSSACLAGEVAGHLMDDRMEEARKAAEWYADVFKDRYYLEVQAHTSEGQARLNAKILGLADDLSLPVIATNDAHFLKHEDHDAHDVLLCIGLGKDRNDKERMQYDDGLYFKSPDEIRPFFPGREDVLTNTLAIADSVDVQFAKKYYVPSFPLPEGVATENDLLVQLATDGAKERYGSPLPANVQERLDYELGVITKTGYAGYFLITADFIKAARDRGIPVGPGRGSAAGSLVAYATRITDVCPLEFDLLFERFLNPERVSMPDVDVDFCFERRGEVIEYVRQKYGKDSVGQIVTFGTMKSRAAVKDVGRTLGFSPAETDALAKLIPNAPNNSLTVAEAVTQVPEVKQLYQDERYRQLLDFAIKLEGLSRHTGVHAAGVVIAPGPLDEFVPICTQASKGSGGDGDERVIVTQYDMTALEKAGMLKMDFLGLTTLTVITDTIKAIKQRTGVEVTLEERGFTDEKTYQVLRAGRTGGVFQFESPLATDVLKRMRCDRFDDLVASNALLRPGPLDAGMHNVYIRRKRGEEPTVYALPELEPILSNTYGVITYQEQVMRIAQVLAGISLAEADVLRKAVGKKDAELIKKELGKFSEKAIAKGYDPKIIEELAGQIETFGRYGFNKSHSVAYSVVAYHTAFLKTHHPAEFMAALLSSNIGKTEEVIKYIAEAREMGLDVLAPDVNESGWRFTVVADKRIRFGLGAIRNVGRGAIDSLLAAREDGPFTSLYDLCSRVDLRLCNKRVFEALIAAGACDGLGGHRAQLIAALDAAISEAALQQEEAEKGQGSLFGDLLGGGPDASDTPRKSGAPTLPNIPTWTESERLQREKELLGFYISGHPLEKYRTECELFATHTVAQLGTWVPEAVMIGVVVTSIKKQISKRSGNEFARLTVEDFSGSSEVLVFPEAWGVIAERVRPDIPLLLKGGYSKKDQGVENATFIVEGVTRFEEVRANGEVAVAIDLAPGLDLPAAIMDDVRAKVEANEGSAPLELRWCDANGRSVRFRSKSLTVTASAAILSDLRALLGADRVRLVRTGG, encoded by the coding sequence CTCCGAATATTCGCTCCTTGACGGCGCGAACCGTATCGAGGATCTGATCAAGCGCGCCCAGCATTACGAAATGCCGGGGCTCGCGATCACCGATCACGGTAACATGCACGCCGCCTGGGAGTTCCAGGAGAAGGCGAAAAAGGCGGGTGTGAAGCCCATCCTTGGCATGGAAGCCTACGTGGCGCCGGGTGACCGCAAGCAGCGCGGGCGCCCTGCCCCCGGGGTGAAGCCGTATTACCACCTCGTACTGCTTGCCCGCGATCTGGTGGGCTACAAGAATCTGGTCAAGCTGACGTCGCTGGCCTATACCGAAGGCTTCTACACCAAGCCGCGTATTGATCGCGAGTTGCTGGCGAAGTACTCCGAAGGGCTCATTGTGTCGTCCGCCTGTTTGGCCGGAGAAGTGGCCGGGCACCTGATGGACGACCGCATGGAGGAAGCGCGGAAGGCGGCCGAGTGGTATGCGGATGTGTTCAAGGACCGCTACTACCTGGAAGTGCAGGCGCACACCAGCGAAGGACAGGCACGTCTCAACGCGAAGATCCTGGGGCTGGCGGACGATCTGAGCCTGCCGGTCATTGCCACCAACGATGCGCACTTCCTCAAGCATGAGGACCACGACGCGCACGATGTGCTGCTGTGCATTGGCCTCGGGAAGGACCGGAACGACAAGGAGCGGATGCAGTACGACGACGGGCTCTACTTCAAGAGTCCCGACGAAATCCGTCCCTTCTTTCCCGGTCGCGAGGATGTGCTCACGAACACGCTGGCCATTGCCGACAGCGTGGACGTGCAGTTTGCCAAGAAGTATTACGTGCCGTCGTTCCCGCTGCCCGAGGGTGTGGCCACCGAGAACGACCTGCTGGTGCAGTTGGCCACGGATGGCGCCAAGGAGCGGTATGGCAGTCCGCTGCCGGCCAACGTGCAGGAACGGCTGGATTACGAGTTGGGCGTCATTACGAAGACCGGCTACGCCGGCTACTTCCTGATTACGGCCGACTTCATCAAGGCGGCGCGCGATCGTGGCATTCCAGTGGGTCCGGGGCGCGGATCAGCGGCCGGTTCGCTGGTGGCCTACGCCACGCGCATTACCGATGTATGTCCGCTGGAGTTCGACCTGCTGTTCGAGCGCTTCCTCAATCCGGAGCGCGTGTCCATGCCCGACGTGGACGTGGACTTCTGTTTCGAACGACGCGGCGAAGTCATTGAGTATGTGCGACAGAAGTACGGGAAGGACAGCGTAGGGCAGATCGTCACCTTCGGGACGATGAAGTCGCGCGCGGCGGTCAAGGACGTGGGGCGCACGCTTGGCTTTTCACCGGCGGAGACCGACGCGCTGGCGAAGCTCATTCCCAACGCCCCGAACAATTCGCTCACGGTAGCGGAAGCCGTTACGCAGGTGCCGGAAGTCAAGCAGCTCTATCAGGATGAGCGCTACCGGCAGCTGCTCGACTTTGCCATCAAGCTCGAAGGGTTGTCCCGTCATACGGGCGTGCACGCGGCCGGCGTGGTGATTGCACCAGGCCCGCTGGATGAGTTTGTGCCCATCTGCACGCAGGCGTCGAAGGGATCCGGCGGTGACGGCGACGAGCGGGTGATCGTGACCCAGTACGACATGACGGCGCTGGAGAAGGCCGGCATGCTCAAGATGGACTTTCTGGGGCTGACGACGCTCACCGTGATCACCGACACGATCAAGGCGATCAAGCAGCGCACAGGGGTGGAAGTCACGCTCGAGGAGCGCGGCTTCACTGACGAAAAAACGTATCAGGTGTTGCGGGCCGGGCGGACCGGCGGCGTCTTCCAGTTTGAATCACCGCTCGCGACCGACGTGCTCAAGCGCATGCGCTGCGACCGGTTTGACGACCTCGTTGCCTCCAACGCGCTGTTGCGACCAGGGCCGCTCGACGCCGGTATGCACAATGTGTACATCCGGCGAAAGCGGGGCGAAGAGCCCACGGTGTACGCGCTCCCCGAGCTGGAGCCCATTCTTTCCAATACGTACGGCGTCATCACGTATCAGGAACAGGTGATGCGTATTGCTCAGGTGCTGGCGGGCATTTCGCTGGCAGAAGCCGACGTCTTGCGAAAGGCCGTGGGCAAGAAGGATGCGGAGCTCATCAAGAAGGAGCTCGGCAAGTTTTCCGAGAAGGCGATCGCGAAGGGCTACGACCCCAAGATCATTGAGGAGTTGGCCGGACAGATTGAGACGTTCGGACGGTATGGCTTCAACAAGAGTCATTCCGTTGCCTACTCCGTCGTCGCGTACCACACCGCCTTCCTCAAGACGCATCACCCCGCCGAGTTCATGGCGGCCCTGTTGTCGTCGAACATCGGGAAGACCGAAGAAGTCATCAAGTACATTGCCGAAGCGCGCGAAATGGGGCTGGACGTACTGGCCCCGGACGTGAACGAATCGGGATGGCGCTTCACGGTGGTGGCGGACAAGCGCATTCGTTTTGGCCTGGGAGCAATCCGCAATGTGGGGCGCGGCGCCATCGATTCCCTGCTGGCGGCGCGTGAGGACGGGCCCTTCACCAGTTTGTACGACCTCTGTTCGCGGGTGGACCTGCGTCTGTGCAACAAGCGGGTCTTTGAAGCGCTCATTGCTGCCGGCGCCTGCGATGGGCTGGGTGGGCATCGGGCGCAGCTCATTGCGGCGTTGGATGCCGCCATCTCCGAGGCCGCGCTGCAGCAGGAAGAGGCGGAGAAGGGGCAAGGTTCTCTGTTTGGAGATCTGCTGGGCGGCGGGCCGGACGCCAGCGACACGCCCAGGAAATCAGGGGCTCCCACCCTGCCCAATATCCCCACCTGGACGGAAAGCGAGCGCCTGCAGCGCGAAAAGGAGCTGCTGGGCTTCTACATTTCGGGACATCCGCTCGAGAAATACCGAACAGAGTGCGAACTCTTTGCCACGCACACCGTGGCGCAGCTGGGAACGTGGGTCCCGGAGGCGGTCATGATCGGGGTGGTGGTGACCAGTATCAAAAAACAGATCTCGAAGCGGTCGGGGAATGAGTTTGCCCGGTTGACAGTCGAGGATTTTTCCGGATCTTCCGAGGTGCTGGTCTTTCCGGAGGCCTGGGGGGTGATCGCGGAGCGGGTGCGTCCGGACATTCCCCTCCTGCTTAAGGGCGGGTACTCCAAGAAGGACCAGGGTGTCGAAAACGCCACATTCATCGTGGAAGGTGTGACGCGCTTCGAGGAAGTGCGCGCCAACGGTGAAGTGGCCGTGGCGATCGATCTGGCCCCCGGGCTGGATCTTCCCGCTGCAATCATGGACGACGTTCGGGCGAAGGTGGAAGCCAATGAAGGATCGGCCCCGCTGGAGCTCCGCTGGTGCGACGCGAATGGCCGATCGGTGCGATTCCGATCCAAATCGCTGACCGTCACGGCGTCTGCCGCAATTCTTTCCGACCTTCGCGCGCTGCTTGGCGCCGACCGGGTGCGTCTTGTGCGCACCGGTGGCTGA